The genomic region AAAAAAGCGTGtattttgaaccaatttgtcctatATTGTAACTGCACTTGCATGTATTTTGCACACCTTAAATGATAAACTAAACATGCACAAGTGAACATGCATTAGAGCATGTGAAATACTTTAGGAGGCTTTTAATTTTGGTGTATTGATTATTTAAAATGAGTTAATTGGGAGGTTAAGTTTTATTGGTACATGGGCCGCTACTCGACCCTCTCCCCTAACTTTTGTTGAAGATTTTCTTCCCTCATAATACTTGACAATGATTTGTTAATGGATGGTATAGTATGCACCCCTTGCAGGCTGGGTGGTCTGCCCTATGTTAAAGTACAATAATCAGGCAGACACATTCCCAAGATAATATACAAGCATATAGAAAGAAATCAATAATTGAACATTCTGCTCTCTTTTTTCATATACAAAATAAACTAACATTTACATTATCATCCGCTATTATACACTGAGAAGGGCTTTATAATTAATTTTCAGAATTTAAAACAAATAGTGATACACATGGCTAAGCTGACAGCTTAAAAGACTCAAAGACAAATGATTATGCCCTACGTTTCCCCTTCCCCTTCTGCTTCCGCTTCCGTGTTTTATTAAGCTTGTCAGTAAGCAATTGTAataattcttcatcatcatgaactgATGGACCACTTCGTTTCTCATTTGTACCAGAGAGACCAGTTAGCCAGCCTAATGCTTCAACTGCAGCATCATTTTCTGCCAGTTGCTTGAATTTACATACTTTACCAATAAACTGCATTCGTCTGAATTCCACGAGAGCTCTGAACTGATTAGTCCCCAActgttttgttttatattttggAGGACTATGGCCAGCCCGCATCAGTAGGGTCTGAAGTAAGGATTTGGGATTTTGTCCAGTTCTGTTGAATGGATCTTCACGGTCTGGCTTAGATTTTCTACTTTCACGACCAAAGACAAATTTTCCATCACATTGATCCCCTGAAACTATCTCTTGGACAGCTAGAAATAAATGCTGCCCACCTTTATGTACATCCAAACTTGGATTCTGAAGCTGGAATGAATAAGAAATCAATTTTAGTCATTATTTCCTGCAGCCATCTAAATCATATTTAATGCCAAACATACAAAGTACAGAGGCTATCTCAGGAAAATTGGAAGGCACAGGCACTTACTTTTCTCTGAATAAGTTTATCAAGCTCCTCCTTGAGTTTCAAATAAGTCTTGGCTAAATCAGGTTGCATGAAGAATTCCAAGAAGCCTTCCAACATTTTTAATTGACCATCCTGAAGAATAAATACAAATCAGGGGCTTCCGAACACAATCTTATTAGATTCGAATCATACATTGTAAGAAAGTGTTCCATTAATTTGTAGTTTTTCAATGCCAATCAGAGTAGCCAATTATGGATGATCTTACCACGATTCCACAAGAAAGAGAACCGCCAAAAAGGAGGAGGATTGAGTCTGATACTCCTGTTGAATCACGTATATAAACAGTATTTACTTTAATTTTATCACCAAAGACCAACCATGGGTAGGGTATTTGCTGCTCTCGGGCATTAATAGAATTCTGAATTCAAAAATTACATCCAATTAATGAGACAAGCTATGCAGTGGCTGTAAAAAAGGTAATTTTAAGTTCATCGAAAAATAAAATTCTTCAGGGATCCACGATGTAAATTCTAAATATCGTACTTGAAGGCCAAAGGATGGAGTACTACTTTAGTCTTCCTTCCATTAGCTGTATTTATCATAATCATAAAAAACCAAGAAGGATATCTGGTGACTTACAGCATAAAGCATAACTTGGCCATCATCCATGGTTTTCATTGCCATTGATCTCTCTGTGTGCTGTATATACACCAACCAGGAAATTTAGAAGTCATATATCCAAGTAAAAACAAAGCATCCAACATATGAAATATCATAGACCAAGACGTAACAATCAAACTATTTATTTCTTGAAAATTCAATGTTGCTGTATATTCTCATATGCATTTTCAAATAATTATCTATCACCACTCCATCTTTATTTACTAAATTGATTGATTTATGTGGATTTCTTATTCTGAAAAGTGAAAACTACGCACTTGTTTAGTGTCATGCCTATGGTGCTCTTGAAAAATAATACTccaaatgaaacatggacattggatGGGAATCGCAACTTCCATCACAGATCTAGGACTGAGCTTCGCTAATAGGGATCATTGAGCCAGAAAGGGACTTGTTCCCAGCATAGGCCATCAATATGACATCATGCCACATGGTTTAAACATAGGTTTAATACCAAAACAACCTACTGATCCTCCTCAAAGGAACTTCACCTTTCATGATTCAGTCACTGTTTTTCTACTTAGCAGAAGTAATAGATGGCTTTCctagcaataaatgtgctttatggAGCTTATTTTCATTTCTTTATTGATAAAGAGAAATATATAAATGTGTCATTTCACAAAAACCCTCGTAGGCAGCTGTTGCTAAGTCATTGAGAGAAATACAAAGAGTGCTTATGAAAAAGAGAAATTTGCTTTACATTCTTCTGGATTTGACTGTGTAGATTTTGATATTGCCAACGTTTCAgatcaaacaccatgatccatcatcagggcaAGAGAGCAAGTAAGAGAGCAAGAGAGCTTTATATTCTTCTGGATTTGACGGTATAGATTTTGATATTGCCAATGTTTCAgatcaaacaccatgatccatcatcagggaaGAGAACAGATTTGCTCTCTtgccctgatgatggatcatggtgtttgatccgaaacattggcaatatcaaaatctacatgGTCAAATCCAGAAGAATATAAAGCAAATCATTATGAACTGTGGAAATTTCATGAATTCAACAAGAGAAATCTTAGAACATAGATAGAACTAGATAAGGCAGTGAATACATGACTGCATGCTTTCCTTCAGATCCCTGTCAGTTTCAATCCAAAGCAGTGGCTTCACTCCCATTCTGACAGAGAGAGTGTACCTTTTTCTTCACTCATCTGATGCAGCAGTTCAAGTAAAGCCCATTGGACAGATTTGTCTTCATGCAGCCTCCTGCTTTTTGTTTTGTTGAATCACTTCATCAGACTGATGCCTGAATTTGAAAGTGCTTAGGAGCTGTTCAATGTCTTCTATTCTGCTTTGAATGCTTAAAAAGTTCTGCCTTCAGAGCTGAAAGCATTCAATTTGTTCTTTcagacatacatgcaaaatgttttGGCTGTCATTTTAAGCTGAATATAGGAGACAACTAGAGTGAAGTTCTGCCTTCAGAGATGAAggcattcattttattttttcagAGTACTTGCAGAATATTTTGGCAGTTGTTcaatgctgaaaatgggagacaacTAGAGAGACATGACTGAGAAGGTTCAATCTTGGTACCTTTGGTTTCCATTGATTCAGTTAATTCTTGGAGGCAATCATTGATATTTGCAAGAGCTATGTGATTAGATGAGTCTTTATTATAGGTATGATTGCCTTTCCCAAGGAGGTTTGTGGGAGAGGCATGCAAAAGAGCTGATTGGGAGTGCTTTTCCCGAATTATTTAAAACATAGATCAAAAACTTGCATAACTTGTGAGCTATTGACTGCGCTAAGTAGCTCATCCATTTACTCACGGGAGTGTCAGTGAGTTGCAGGGTCAAACTCATGACAAATACTTGGTGAGTCCTAGTCTGCAACTTAGCCTCACATCTGCAACACACTTTGCATGCACTAAAAGCACAAATTTTTGTCTTTATAAGCCTTCTACACCCTCACTTCACTCACACAACAGTCATTTGCCTTTGAGTTCTTCTTGTTGCAATTTGAGGTGATTGTGGAAGTGAGATTTTGGAGATTTCTAAAGATCTTTCAGGTTTACAATTCTAAATTTTTCCAAGCACTTAGAAATGTGATTTTACAGGTACATGTATTCAAACTAATCTAAGCTAGCTAGGGATTTGCGCttcttattaatttattttatttttagaagtcaggttttgtatttattttattttttcaattctaCAGTTTGCAGCATTTTTTTTCAATCTTAGCATTTGCACTTTGTATCAAATTGCATCAGATAGTTGAAACCGGATTGGAAACAAGGACTCCACTTGGAAGCAAGGTCCAGAGAATCAACCATTTGCAACTATTGTTGATTGAACACAAATGGAGGCATCAATCACTGTAAATACTACCCTACATAGATTGTTGGCCATGACTTCAAATCTCCAAACTTTGATCCAAAATTTTTATGGGAGATGTGCACGACTCTGATTTTGATAgagcaaaaaaaaaatgaagatgagaacaattTCAGCAATAGAAAGTGACGAATCCCAACATGGTATGGGAATCAGAGGCAGGAACAAATACAAAGATTGTGAGCTCTGCTTGTGGTCCATGAATTTGTGACAAGTCCACTTCATCTCTAGCCTAATGCAGTCATGGGGGTTTTTTGTGCCACATAACATGCTAAGTTCACAATATTTGTTTGAAGCATGATGAAGCAAACCCATTTGTGCAAATATTCATTACTACAACAATGTTCTATACAACATGGCAAAAAGCCAATATTGGGAAAATCTGATCACAGCCCTGATTGTTGCAAGAAAGGGTTCAAGTGCCCAGTCCATAGGCATAAGTGGGTCATTGATCTAGAAAGTTGTGGCAAATACAAAGATGATAATCGAAAAGAAAAAACATTGGAACAAGAATGGATGTGAAATATTATCAAATAGAACGAATCACACACTTGCCAACTTTCTAGTGGTTTCAAATGGTTAGATGGACAATACTGTACCAATATGAATCTATTGTATTGTGTCAAACTTTTTGACAAAAATCTTCATTTACTTACTCCTAACATGTTTTGGAATTGATAAGTAGGATGTAATTTATGCAATCTGTCAAGTTATGATATTAATATCAAGATTCAACTgcgtagtttttgagtcaaattcattattccatatttcatgagtagtggttcacatggacccatctctcatgagaatgaataatgcacttagcactcattgcatatAACTTATGCTCATAGGTGTGAAGCATTAGGACATCCcaagaggtcacccatcctagtactactactcaagcacacttaaccatggagtttctcCCATTGTCAAGCCCAATTAGTGTGCTACCCCATTTGCTAAAAATTtaacaagtgttgtgccttatgaaccattcatcatAAGGCCCTTTTAACTCATCAATTGATATGTAGGAGGTATTATCCACAACGTGTCTAGTTATGATATCAATATCAGGATTCAACTGCACAATTTCTGAGTCATACATCATTGTTGGTTCCTTTTTAACCTTTGGAGGATTTTAAAATGTGAATGCACCTCACTAAAGCAGCAAGATACTTTCAAGGGGTTTAGGCACATGCTCATACAAATAACGAACACAGCTGAAGCTAAAAGCATGCATCTGCAAAGGATCTCATATTGCTAGTTTGAAAAAGTGTAGATGAGAGAACAATGGTCTGCTAATGCAAGAAAATCTTACCAATAGAATAAAAAAAGAGAGATTTGAAAGCATGCCAAGAATGGAATTCAAACACCCTTGAAGACGCCAACACATACTTCTGCAAAGAAAGACAAATGCTCAAAAAATTGAGTCACAAAGTATTGGTGTTCGCCAAAAAGCTCAAGCACAGCAATACAAAGAATCATGTATTCCTTCTAAGAAAAAGGATGTCTCTAGAGTAGTAGCGCATCCAAGATTCAAGCGCATGCCAATACAAAGGAATGtgagttttttttaaattattccCCCAATGGTAAGGGTGCATGCCTTAGAGGAAGGACAGGCCACCACAAAGAGATTTTCAAGAAGTGTGACCaactgggggcactgcccccaaacccctacaAGGGGTGCTGCCACCAGACCCCCacgaggggtgctgccccttgaccctgttggggtgttgcccccaaaccccccaTCAAACTACAAGTCTAAGCAAGTAAAACGCCAATCGTGAATCATGATCATAAAAGCTAAAAAATACATATCCCCTATTGCAAATCTCTGCAGCTTCATAGTCAAAGTCACAATCAAGAATTATCTTGTTTCATACATTGGACAACTTGTTTAGCATACtgttgtgcattgcacacgctccctgtcgcggACAAGGTCCCCCTTCCCTTTTTTGAGCCTTTCATAttcgccctgttgagtttcgcGCAAAGTGTTTCGTGTCCTTTCGAGCGAGTTCGTGACCGGTCTGTGAAGTGATGATGTTGAAAGAAAAGAGCTGATGATTCCATtaggctagtctagccctcgggcacgaataccaagagattgttcaaaattgtgaaatcgccttggataggcgtaagATGATAGAGGTTGGCAAAGCCCGCCAAGCAAAGAGCAGCGCGCCTGAAGGTCGCATGACGACCCAAAGTTGTCATTCTTCGTGTAAGAGCGATGAGATAGATTATTTGAGGTTTGTTTTTATGGAGTTTACAAGATTTAAATGAAGGACGATTTTCGCCAACTGGAAGGAAGGAGGAACGAATTTCGTTGCAAAATGCCAAAGTTCTCCAAACTcacccaagtgcccaagctcgcaaaAAATGAGAGAAATTTCAAAAGTTTGCAAAATCGCCCAGGGGGGCCGAATTTCAGACCCTTGGGACAAAATGAGAGAAATTCATTAAATTGCAAAACCTCCCTGAGGTCCGAAAATTACCTTTAAGCTTGCAAAAAATCCCCAAGGTCCAAATTTCACTTAAGTTGTCGAATTTCGGACCTTGGGGCCGAAATTTCAAAGTTTAAAAATTGCAAAATCGTTGAAAGCTCCAAAAATTGGCAAAATCGCCAAAGGGTCCGAAAAACACTTAAAGTTGCCAAATTCGTAAAAATTGGCAAAAGCGTTCAAGGGTCCAAAATTTCACTTAAGTTGGCAAAAtcgcccaaagggccgaatttcggaccctaagATTAAAATTTCAAAAAGTTTAAGTTGCCAAAATCGCCTTATGGGCCGAATTTCAGACCCTAAGGGTGAAATGGGAGAATTTGTAAACTGGCAAAAGCGTTCAAAGATCTGAAGTTTGTGTGAAAATTGCCAAAACGTCTAAAAGTCCAAAAAGATAAAGCGCCGAAGTTCGCACTTGGGATCAAAACGCAATTTAGGTTTCAAAATCCTCCATTCTGCCGAAGTCGCGAGGTAGAGGATAGTCGCGAAGAAGCAAGGGCAATTCTGGCGAAAACCCCAAATGCTCCAAGATCCCCCATTCCTCCGAAGAACACAACGCCGAAAGTTTATTAGACAAAACGCAAAAAAAACGCGAAGTTCGCGATTTAGGAGAAAGAAGCGTGAGGTTTAAAAGTCTGCTAAACCCCCCATGCCACGCGAAAAATTTCAAAACCCTCATAGCTCCAAAAATCGCATTTTAAGGTAAAGTGCTAAGTGTTTAATTTGGCAAAGCGCCTGAGTGCCGAGAATCGCGATTtagagtgaatgcaaaaaaaattgattaaacttTTAAATGGTCTCTAGACTCTCCAATTCACCGAAGTTTGCTAGCCGTGAAAAGGTGAATTAGagagataaccgttggaattcaaaatTTGCAGAACTATCCATTCGTCTTTGCACAGCAAGTCAGGCAATTTCTCACAATCCATTttcatcaggtaagtacgctttgtctcTCTTGATCATCTAAAATGCTTATAAATTGGATGCATGCATGTGCAAAACTGATTAAAATCTTCAAATTCGCGTTTGTTTTTTTTTCCGATTATTAAAGCATCAGGCAAAGCAATCGAAATTAGAATTTGCTCCTAAGATTTAACCAGAAATTGCATTTTTTAAACTTAGGAGAATTTTTCGAGCTTTGTCCCTTTTGAAAATTAATCCAGAAAATGCTTAAGTATAAATTCGCGATCAAAAGCTTCATGAATAAATGTTTTGCTCAATCAAGCTCTCAGATAGCAATACCACTCTGTttccaatctaaattttgaattaattctTGAATGTCGGCATATTCTCTATCTAACCCGCATTACTTCTTTTATAtcgcctcgtaatccgcatccAGCTATGCGGGATAAATGCCTAAGTCGGCGGTGGAATCATCAAAGACACCCGCTACAGCCGAGACATTgcaagcatccaaatcagatatcccacgcaaagttgaaaggatgaagtaccagtatcaaagagggggattgagggagtcaaaagttcagagcgtttgcgacaatgtcggtgataccgacctaggccatattgacatccaggacttcaggaatcgggtcttctcccctaacgcatatggcaagcctagacagatggtggaaagtggcatcgcccaagcggcgggatttcctccagcagtacaAAATTATGAGTTAGTGGcagaggctgcccgacattactAGCCAAGTTCGAGATTGGTGCTCCTTGAGAATATGACTC from Cryptomeria japonica chromosome 3, Sugi_1.0, whole genome shotgun sequence harbors:
- the LOC131062419 gene encoding DExH-box ATP-dependent RNA helicase DExH3 — encoded protein: MAMKTMDDGQVMLYANSINAREQQIPYPWLVFGDKIKVNTVYIRDSTGVSDSILLLFGGSLSCGIVDGQLKMLEGFLEFFMQPDLAKTYLKLKEELDKLIQRKLQNPSLDVHKGGQHLFLAVQEIVSGDQCDGKFVFGRESRKSKPDREDPFNRTGQNPKSLLQTLLMRAGHSPPKYKTKQLGTNQFRALVEFRRMQFIGKVCKFKQLAENDAAVEALGWLTGLSGTNEKRSGPSVHDDEELLQLLTDKLNKTRKRKQKGKGKRRA